CTGGCGGTAGCCTCCTTGCTGGCCGCGCCACCGGCGTCGGCTGCCCATCCCGTCCTGTGCACCGGCTTCGCCGACTGCGCGGAACGCGGGTTCCGGACCCACGGCTACGCCGAGGCGATGAACACCTCGTGGTGGAGACAGACGTCGGGCCACAACTGCACCAACTACGTCGCCCACCGCCTGATCAGCACGAACGGCATGTCGACCACCAAACCGTGGTCGACGTTCGGCAACGCCGAGACCTGGGGCGTCGCCAACGCCCACCTGACCGACGACCGGCCCGCGCTCGGCGCGGTCGCCTGGTGGGACGGGACGTCGGGCGGGCCGGCCGGCTCGAGCGGCCACCTGGGCTACGTCGAGAAGATCGTGTCCGACGACGAGATCTGGGTCTCCGAGAGCAACTTCGGGGGCACCTTCCACTGGCGCAAGGTCACCCGCGGCGGCACCAGCTGGCCGACCGGGTTCATCCACTTCGCCGACCTTCCGGAGAATGCCGACCAGCCGACCGCACCACAGGGCAGGTCCGTCGACACCGGCCTGGAGCTCACCTGGCAGCCGCCGGCCACCGGACCGGTCACCGGCTACGCCGTCGAGTGGTCCCCCTCCGCCGGAGGACCCACCCGCCGGACCGAGGTCGACGAACCGGCCGCGCTGCTGGCGGACCTCGGGCTCGGCGTCCGTCACGACGTCGCCGTGACGGTCCTCGGCGTCGACGGGGCACCCCTGCCGTCGGGCTTCGAGGTCTCGGTGACGGGGGTCGACTTCACGGACGTCTCGGTGTTCCACGTGTTCGCCCCCGAGATCATGTGGCTGAGGTCGACGGGCATCACCACCGGCTACGCCGACGGCGGGTTCCGCCCGACCCAGCCGGTCCTGCGCGAACAGATGGCCGCGTTCCTGTTCCGCCGCGCCGCCGTCGCGGATTTCGTGCCGCCCGAGACCTCCCCGTTCACCGACGTCTCGACGACCGACCCGTTCTACCGTGAGATCACCTGGCTGGCGGGCCAGGGCATCACGACCGGCTACGACGAGCCCGACGGCACCGTGACCTTCCGGCCGTCCGAGCCCGTGCTGCGCGAGCAGATGGCCGCGTTCCTGCACCGGGTGCACCTCGGGACCGACCCGGCGGCGCCGAGCGCGGCCCCCTTCGCCGACGTGCCCGTGGACCACGTGTTCGCGGGGGAGATCGCCTGGCTGGAGG
The Aeromicrobium marinum DSM 15272 genome window above contains:
- a CDS encoding S-layer homology domain-containing protein; translated protein: MRARLVLVAATLAVASLLAAPPASAAHPVLCTGFADCAERGFRTHGYAEAMNTSWWRQTSGHNCTNYVAHRLISTNGMSTTKPWSTFGNAETWGVANAHLTDDRPALGAVAWWDGTSGGPAGSSGHLGYVEKIVSDDEIWVSESNFGGTFHWRKVTRGGTSWPTGFIHFADLPENADQPTAPQGRSVDTGLELTWQPPATGPVTGYAVEWSPSAGGPTRRTEVDEPAALLADLGLGVRHDVAVTVLGVDGAPLPSGFEVSVTGVDFTDVSVFHVFAPEIMWLRSTGITTGYADGGFRPTQPVLREQMAAFLFRRAAVADFVPPETSPFTDVSTTDPFYREITWLAGQGITTGYDEPDGTVTFRPSEPVLREQMAAFLHRVHLGTDPAAPSAAPFADVPVDHVFAGEIAWLEGAGITTGYLEPDDTRTFRGSQPVLREQMAAFLFRFRTF